The following are encoded together in the Mesoplodon densirostris isolate mMesDen1 chromosome 2, mMesDen1 primary haplotype, whole genome shotgun sequence genome:
- the LOC132483277 gene encoding small ribosomal subunit protein eS21-like: MQNDAGEFVDLYVLRKCSASNRIIGAKDHASIQMNVAEVDKVTGRFNGQFKTYAICGAIRRMGESDDPILRLAKADGIVSKNF; this comes from the coding sequence ATGCAGAACGACGCCGGCGAGTTTGTGGACCTGTACGTGCTGCGGAAATGCTCTGCCAGCAACCGCATCATAGGCGCCAAGGACCACGCGTCCATCCAGATGAACGTGGCCGAGGTTGACAAGGTGACAGGCAGGTTCAACGGCCAGTTTAAAACCTATGCCATCTGCGGGGCCATTCGCAGGATGGGCGAGTCAGATGACCCCATTCTCCGACTGGCCAAGGCTGACGGCATTGTCTCAAAGAACTTCTGA